The Hippopotamus amphibius kiboko isolate mHipAmp2 chromosome 16, mHipAmp2.hap2, whole genome shotgun sequence genomic interval GGCCGTGAGTTCAGCATGAAGAAGTCCATAATATACGCGGGcgagtcagaaattatccgcactccggttatattaaaatttctataaatacgtcagccagagtgcaggtaatttttgacccGCTCTCATATATTGAATAAGGTATCTTTAACCTGAAACCAGGCCGTCTATTGGTCGGTTGCCAAAAATTGTGATCAGAGGCTCACAAGAGCCTAACCGTATATTTTCCCCTAAGAGCAGGGGTTCAGTATCTGCTAATTGAGTGTTCGCCCCCACTTTATAGAACGCAACTACCATAATAATCCAGGGAATCTATTTCCTAGCACCTGCCACGTGCCGGGCCTTGTGCTGGGCCCGGTGCAGCGGGGGACAGGGCCGGCGCCGTCCCTTCCTCTGTGGAGCTGTGTGACACGCAGAGGAGTGGGACCTTGATCCAGTAATCCCGGACATAGATATCTAGCTAAAACCAGCTCGGCCCTAGAGGGGGATTGATGCAGTCGGGGGCGGCTGCGCCGTCAGGCAGTGACGCCAGCCCAGAGCTGAAGGCGAAGCCGCATTTGGCCCAGTGAGTGGGCTGTGGCGGAAGGggtgggtaggggtggggtgatTCGAGTAGAGGAAATGGAAAGCCGGGTTCTAAGAGCGTCGCGCTGAcagccctcccttccccctcttccccagGATCCGGGGCACCAGCTACCAGAGCCCCCACGGCATCCCCATTGACCTGCTCGACCGCCTGCTTATTGTCTCCACCTCTCCCTACAGCGAGAAAGACACAAAGCAGATCCTGCGCATCCGGTGCGGGTGGGGGCCCCCTGGCCTCCCGGGGCAGGACCAGGCTGCAGGCCGAGAGGCAGGGCTGGTGTCCACCCTGTTTGACACGTGGGGAGACTGGAGTCTGAGGGGGAGGTCACGGGGCCTGCCAGAAGCAGGGCTGGGCCGGGCATCCAAGCAGTGGCCTCtgatggggggaggaggggctctTTGGAGAAGGGAGGGGCTGTGCCGCTGACCGACCCTGGGGAAAGGGCCCTGCAAGGGGGAGGCTCAGGAGGCCCAAGGTTTGGGCCCAGCCCATGCCTCGGTGGCCCTTCTCGCTCAGCGTTCTGTGCTTCTGAGGATGCGGACTCCATGCATCCCCTGGGAGGTGCCGCGGTGCCCCGGCCTTGGCTGAACGCCCCCTACGCCTCCTGCCCACAGGTGTGAGGAAGAAGACGTGGAGATGAGCGAGGATGCCTACACGGTGCTGACCCGCATTGGGCTGGAGACCTCGCTGCGCTACGCCATCCAGCTCATCACAGCCGCCAGCCTAGTGTGTCGGAAACGCAAGGTCAGCGGCTGCATCTTCCCGGGGGTCCGATGAGTGAGTGGAGGCCATGCTGCCCCCAGGGCTTTCCCTGAGCAGTTGCGTTTAGTCCCAGAATCTAAGTTTTCAAAGGCAGGGGACTTCGGTCTCTCGGGTTGATTTCTGTGGCTCCCAGTCCGACACACAGGAGATGCTGAGTACTTGGCTGTAAATTGATGTTGTTAAgtccgttttacagatgaagaaactgagggatggggaggtggggcccACAGCCCAGAGGTGGCAAGgctggacttgaacccaggcgACTTGGCCCCAAAGTCCCCACTCTGACCCGCCTCCTGGGAGGGGCCCCACTGAGGTCTCGCGTCCCCCATCAGGGCACCGAGGTGCAGGTAGATGACATCAAGCGAGTCTACTCGCTCTTCCTGGACGAGTCGCGCTCCACGCAGTACATGAAGGAGTACCAGGACGCCTTCCTCTTCAACGAGCTCAGTGAGTGTCCCCTACCTTGCCTGccctggagagggaggagggagcctggCCTGGGGAGCTCAGGCCCTGCCCTTGGGGCCACACTGACCACGTGGGCCTCCTTCTCCCCACAGAAGGTGAAACCATGGACACGTCCTGAGCTGATGTTACCTTCCCCCCTACCTCCCCCGTTTCCTACCAGAGTTCTGACACTGTGACTTTGTATAAAATGGTTGTGAAACTGGAccagtcgtgtgtgtgtgtatgtgtgtgtgtgtgtacacaggcacacacaccccGAGCCCCCAAAAAAGCCACTCCCAGAGTGCCGTTTGAAAGTCTTTATTAGGAGGGGAGCGGAGGAGGGTCTGCTGGCTCCAGGAGTTGGGATGGGCacgggaggtggaggtggggggtctTTAGCGGAAGAGGAGGCCTGGGAGAGGGGGCTTGTCACAGGTCAAGGGTTCGTCTCTGGGACCGCCGCAGTCGGAGCTGCTGAGGCGGCAGGACCCGCAGTGACAGCTGAGGGCCACAGGGAAGGAGACCGTTGGGTCCACCCCAGGCGGGCAGCCGGGGAGCTGGACGGAGGCATAGCGCAGCTCGTGGTAGGTGCACACCGGCTGGGGCATGGGCGGCAGGGCAGCCTGCAGCACGCGcacctggaggtggggggggaggggcaggctgtTGCTTGGGTGTCTGCTTGGGGCCAAGCCCTCCCCTGAGCTCCCCCACCGCGCCCCACAGATCCCAGACTCAGGTATCCAGAGGAGCCTCTGTGCTCTTCCCTCCCACACACCCAGCCCCTGTCCCGGGTGGCAGGCCAGCCTTCCACCCCCGGTGCCGCTTTCTGTCTTCTGTGGGCCTGGCCCTGAGTAATCCACCTGGAGCTAAGGTGGCAGCACCCGCCCGACCCTGGGCAGCTCACCATGCTGGGGCAGTATCCGGCGCAGATTGTGGTGGTGAAGGTGATGCAGACGGGGCAGGCCTCTTTCTCGGCGGCCAGGGTGGCGTTGATGGGTCTGCACAGTGGTCGCAGTGGCTCCTTGGATGCCAGCGCCCCGGCCACGCTCAGCAGCAGCCACAGCAGCAGGCCCTGGGACAAGGCCAGTGCCTCAGCCTGAGCCCTCCGCCCCGAGCccttaccacccccaccccccagccctgcgCACACATGTTCAGGGACCCATCTCCCCTGCCTGACCTCTTCCATTCAAGGATCTCTCATCCCCACCCGCAGGGACCCCCGATACCCCAAGCACCTCAGATACCCACCCTCAGACGCTGCCCCACCTGCTTCCCTCCTCctgccaggaagcctgctggcTCTCCACACCCTTCTAGAAAGAGGCCTCCTTCGCCAAGCCACAGGACTCTCCTGCCTGTCAGCTGTGGCCTGAACAGCGTCGCAAGGCGCCCAGGGGCCCTACAGTCTTACCTGGAGCGTCTCCATCCTTGGTGTCTCAACCTGCCGTGTTCACCTGGTCTTATATCTGCAGGCTGTGGGGGCGGCAAGGCCACTGGGGGTGGTGGCATGCTGGAGTAACCTGGACACTAATCTCCCCCGGGGCGAGAGGCAGGAAAGGTCAGGGAGGTGTAGGAGTGGTTCAGTGACGcgcgcacccctcccccaccagtggCTCCCGcgcgcacccctcccccaccagtggCTCCCGCGCCAAGACGCAGAAGACACCCAAGGTGAGGCTGACTTCACAGACTCAGCCCCGGCTTCCTGAGCGGCAGGGGAACTGGAGATTCCTAGGGATCCCATGCTCAGTCTGTAGCTTAAGAAATATAGCAGTCTTATTTCCtctcttatctctctctctcttctccctcttcctcttttaaGAATAGGAGcagatatttttcatctctaaccCAGATTCTACTATTTCTCTGTTATTTGCACTTACTCTGTTGAAATGCAACGGATGTTTCAAAAAGGTTTAAATTCCTCATGAGGGTCCCTGACAAATAAACTGCACACCTAACTTTAGAGCCTTCCTTTGCTCAGACtcttgacagatttttttccccagggcaGAGAGGGGGAAGAAGAATTATGTGacaaaatgacaatgaaaagaagAATTCTGTCACAGACTCAGCCCCCAGTTGTCAGGGAGGTCGTGGTGGGAGCACAAGAAAGGGGGTATAGGAGGCCATCAGCTGTGCCTCCCGCCATGTGGGCCCGCCTCTACTCATCAGGAGAGGAGGCCGGCAGAGGCTGGAGGACCGCCCCTCTGACAGCCCTCCTATGGTGACTGGCTCAAGTCTCAACCCTGCTTCACCTGTCATAGTCTGACTTAGCGGGCTACCGTGGTTTCAATATTGGATTCTGTGACCAGAGGCGGGGTATCCACCCGCACCCAGACGCGCCGCCCCTACACAAGGGATTCAGCGAGAACCCTACGTGCCCCGCACTCAGGCCCCCAGAAGTCAGGATGCCGGACCCGAACCCAGCAAAGAGCGTGGTTTAGGTTTTTCAACTCTGTCATTGACTAAGGTAAGCTCTGCCCCTTCCGCCGCAGAGGGTGTGCCCCGCCTGCCAGCCCACAGCCCCAAGGTAGGTTTCCCGGGCTCAGTCCCGCCCCTCCGTAATCCAGTGACTGTGTTGGATTCACCCCGCCCACAGTCCTAGCTCTGCCACGCCCCCAGGTGGGGGGCGGTGTTTCCCCTCTTAGACCCGCCCAGTGTACACCCAGTCGCCGCGTTCCCTATGGGCTCGGCCCCGCCCCTACTCGGGGGGCCTGTCCAGGGCGGGGCTGGCCGGTCCTGCTCAGACCAGCGCCAGCTTCAAGCTGCCGTAGTTGGAGTTCTCGGTGCGATAGGCTTGTGGCACGCTGTAGATGCCTGACACGGGCTTCCAGTGGGGGCCGCCCCAGGGCAGCTCCAGCGGGCAGAAACGGTCTAGCCGGCGGAGTGGGTGCAGCGGGGGGCTGTAGGATTCCTGAGCCAGAGACAGCGCCCCGCGGTGCGGCACGGGTGGCATCACCGGGCGGGCGCGCGGCACGCGGGTTTTCAGCGGCCGGGGTGGTCGAGAGAAGCACGGACCGGGCGGCTGTGTCGGGCCGTGGCCACAGACCTGGGGCGTCTCCCCGAAGCTCCAGGAGGTCATCGAATCCTTCCGAGGGTAGCCTAACAACTCCTTCCTGTTGGGGGTTTAAGGTGGAGGTAGCAGGGGGAGGGCACAGCTGGATCCTCGAGGACACATTTGTAGGAGTCAGGGACCCTTTAGGAAGCATGGGACTGGGGAGTCCTAGCCTGGATTCCTGGGTCCTCGAGGTATTTAAGGGCCTGGAATCTGGGACTTTTGCATCCTCGGAAGAATTACATGGGGACTCAAACACCAAAGGAGGCCGGCCCTAGACCCTCAGGGCCACGTCTCCAGATCCAGAAATCCCTTTTGGGCCCTTTGCAGGCTTCTTGTTCCTGAGAATTGACACTAGGTATACCAGGGCGCTAAAAGAGGTAGGGGCTTGGTATGAACTTCTGGATCTTGCGCTTGCAGGGACTGAAGGCCGAGACTACTGAGTCAGAGACTGGGCGGGGGCCGCGTTGGGGTTCGGTGTCCCACTAGCCTATGCGGGGGCTGTGCAGGGGGGCGGTGCCAAGCGAGGACCCAGGCTCACTTGGAGTAGGCCTGGAAGTCCCGAGCCGAAGTGGTCAGATAGAGCTGATGGCGGTCCAGGACGCCCTGGCCAGAAATAGTGAAAGACCGGCCGGCCAGCTCGGGGTTCTTCGTCCAGGGGATTAGAGCCTGAAGAGGATCGCGGGAGAAGGGATGAGCAAGAAAGGTTTCATACCCCGTGTCCCAGACTGAGAATTCCTCTTCCTTCGGCCTCAACAACCCCTTTGAACCAGGGCCTGACACCTTCCTGGCCAGTTGCACGCCAGTGCACTTCAGCTTCGCTCCCCAAATCAGAACCGTTACTAGCCTCACCTCCAAAATCCAAATACTTTCTGCCTGTCATCGAACACAAAGCCAAGCCCCCAGTCACTTAAAAACCTTCCCGGCTCCTCCCCCAGGTTCAAACCGTCTTGGTCCCGCCGCAGGAACTCAGCAGAGCCTCGGGCAACCATCCCTCTTTCCATCACCCTAATAGGGGCAGCCGGCCCCGCCTCCCGCCGCAAGCCGGCCTCTGAATATTCAAGCTCTGCCCACACGTATTATACTTTAGGCTACCTAGCTCCGCCCCCAGCCTCGGAACGGCCTCCTAGGCCCGCCCCAGGATTTACTAGTGGCGCCCACAGCCTCAGAGCTGGGATTTCAGGTTTCcagtcccctcctcctcctggctccGCCTCAAAAGTCcaaagcccctcccccagcctatGTAACCTCCAGATTCGGTCCCACTCTTTAGCCCCCAGACTCAAAATTCCTTCTGACCCCGCCCCAGGGTCTCAGTCCCGTCCCTAGCCCCTGaggccccctgcccccgccccaggctCTCAAAACTCTGCCGGATCCTGCCCCTGCGGTCTTCTCCGCTACCTGGGAAGGGCCCCCTCGATTGTGGTCCGCAAGCTCCAAGGGCTGGGGCCCGATGAAGGAGGTGATGCCCCGGTTGAGGTCGGGCCAGCCGGTGTACTGCGCTCTGGTCTCACTGCACTGGTGCTTTGTGATCAGAGGAAGGCGCCAGCCGCGGTGTCTGAGCTGCGGGAAGGCGACGCGGGGACCCAACGTGAGGGCGCACGGGACTCCAGTGCGGTCCCCAGCCCTGTCTCCCGAGGACCTGGGCATCCCAGAACCTTACTTTTTCCCCTAAATCCTTGATCCCCACAGTCCGCGTGGGGTCCGCAGGTTCTGGGGCCTTGGGCTGCGCGTAGGGCCCCCCGTGGGTCTTGGACACGTGAGCTGAGCCCGAGGTCGTCTCCCATCTGCTGATGACCTCGTCGAAAGCCCAAATATGCAAATCCTGCTTTGCAGCCGGGGGCAGGGGCTCCGCAACCGTGGACTGAGGAGAAGGTGCAGGACGTCAACTCAAAGGACTCAGGAGTCTGGTCCGCGAGCCCCGATCTTTCCCACTCAGTCCCCAGCTCTTTCACCCCGCCAGTGTCAGGCATCCGGGTTCCCTGGCACGTCCTCTCTCAGACCCAGACCCTGGGACCCTCCTCCTTCAGTCAGACAGGAGCCTAAGCCCCGAATCCACTTTTCTCTCAGCAGGTGTCTGGATCCCTAGCCTCCTCTTGGCCAGGAGCCTAGAGTCCTCTCACCTGCACAGTGGGCGGGGGAAAGGGCACGGGCGGGATAAAGTGATGGGCGACGCCACTGCTGGTGAGATGCCAGCTGGGCCAGGATCCAGGCACCCCGGTCCCAGAGATGGGGTGCCGTGGGGGATCAGAGCGCAGAGCTAGGGTCCGACCCGCCAtggtcccacccccaccccgtagCCTAGCAGGGACCgccttgttgttgctgttgcccCGGGTGACGGAACCCGCCCACCCTGAACTCAGCCAATAGAGGGACTGCAGAGAGACCCAGGCAGGAGGGACGGGGATTGGGAGAGAGGAGTACAGAGACCCCAAGAGAGTCACAGAAACTCAGAGAaattgtgggggcgggggggggggaaggagacccagagggagaggaggggagaaaggagtggggagagaaaCAGAAGTTCAGACTTAGAGAGTTTGAGACACAGACACCCCAGGGGTAGAggagacagagacccagagagggtgCAGCAGGGAGAGGTGGACagagattggggggtggggggggggtcagagGCCCAGAAATAGAGGAACAGAAGGGGAAGAGGGCAGAGCCACCCAGTGCATCAGGGAATCCATGAGAAATCACCTCCCCCTTTCCTATAGGGTCCTAGCCCTCTTGgccacctcctccctctgccaggaCAGCCCACCTCAGCGGCAGAGGGAGGGGACGGGGGTGAGGGGGTGCGTAACGATTTCCAGACTTCCCCGGGGGCTTGCCCTCCCTCCCTGTGTCAGCTTCGGCTTCTTCTGTCCTGCCTGCCTTTGATTTGGTTGAAAACTTCCACCTGGGTATGGGGGTGGGCGAAGAGGGAGGGACCCACAGGGAAATACTTAGCAATAAAGAGGGGGGCGTGGAAAGAGCTTTgatgaatgagaaagaaatacatataagAATGGGTGAGAGACAGTGAGAAACAGGGACAGAAAGAGAGCTACTGACCCAGAGAAGACAGGACAGGAATTTAGAGTGAGAGACAGCAAAGAAGGCGGCAGAAAAGAGAGCAGGAACCACAGACCTGGAACACAGAGACATAGAAACAAAggcaaaagtgtgtgtgtgtgtgtgtgtgtgtgtgtgtgtgtgtgtgtgtgtgtgcgcgcgcgcgcgcgcgcgcatgcgcACGTCTGGGTGCAGCTATGGAGTGGATATATGAAGGGGTGTCCTGAGGGTGTGGGGTCTACCCCTGACTTCTTGTCACTTCCTCACTTTAAAGCCCTTTTAGTCAAAGCCTCTGCCTCCTCAGCCCCCAATAACTCATCCCACCAACACATTCTTCAGACAGGGAAAACTGAGGTTACCTTCTGCAGCTGTCCTGGGGTCCCACTGACCCCCTCATACAGGCTTCTGGGGCCACTTCTCCTGTTGGATTTTCCTGGCTCACTCTAGGCTGATCAGCATCTAAATCACCCCTGATCCCAGCCATGGGGCGGGCCAATTGGTCAAAACCTCATGCCCTACTCAAGCTAGACAATGGTAAGGTCTATTTCTTTCTTAGTATAGGGTAAAGTTTGGGACAGGGAAGAGGGGTAGAACCCTGACTCCAACTCCCCACTGAAGCCAAACTCTTAAGCATCCTGACCTCCTGTCATTCAATCTTGCTTGTGCTCCTGATGTGATAGGTAGCTCACCACCTCAAAACAGAACATTCTAAGCCAACACTTGCCCCATCTGACCAAGTAAGATTTCTCATTCGAACCCCAGCTCCCAATTAGTTGCCTACAAGTTCCAGTCTTTATACTCCCCCACACTTCCTGACATATCCCCTGTTTGTCATTTCCTTCAGGGTGGGCAAGGTGATGTCCTCTGAGATCACATTGTCAGCAACTTAGAAGCTGAGGGCCTCCAATGGTCAAATCCACCAGAGTTGATCTGACAAGTTGTGTATTAGAGCTCATAAACAGTAGGCACTCAGAAAATACTggctatcatcatcatcatcattattacccTCAAGTTCATCCAGGAGAACtgctattcatccttcaaaaccccaTTTGGTTTCACCATCTGTCTTGCCCAGATTGAGCTCTCAAAATCAGAGAGCTGTGATTTTTGTGACCATTTGATGAGTTCCCAAACTGAGGCGCAGAGCAGCCAGGCCGCCCCTGAGGTCTTTCAGGATCCAGCTCTCCTTCCTCTACCTGCCCAGTTCCCAGGCATGGGCCTCAGGCCTGGCCAGTCCGGCTGAGGAGTGTGCAGACACAGGCGGTATCAATTCGAATCCATCGCCAGCCCACACGGCCCTGGGCATCGGTGGTCAGTGCCCGCACATAGGACTGCTTGGCCTTACACTCAGACACCCAGTGCTTCCGGTCCACACCCCGGcagcctcctccacccccaccagggCCACCTTCCCCAGCGCCGTCAGCCTTGCAGCGGGTTTCGAAGAAGTACTGGCGAAGGGGACTGCCGCCAGCCGCAGGCACCTCGCCCAGCACCTCCACCTCACGTCCACGCAGATCAACGGCCGTCCGGCGGTCTGTCACCCAGCTGCTGACTGCATCACACACGGCCAGCTCTCCACGGCGACTCGCGGGTGCTGTCTCGCTCACCCCCCGCCGACTGCGGTTGGCCGGGCTGCCAGCTGGTTCCCCAAaggccccagcctccagcagGAACAGCAGAGGGGGACCCGAGGGGGTACCCCTGGACAGGGCTACTCGTGGGGACAAGAGGTCCCACTCAGGGGCTGGaaatgggggcaggggtgagggtggggggtgtggCTCCATTGGGACACTGGGGAGGAGGAAAAgtaggaggatggggagggagcctgaggggtgggggagcatCTCGCTGAGCACctgaggacagagagagggaagcTGGAATTAGGAGGATAATAACTTAATGGGGGTACAGATGACAACTCCAGGAGGACCTGCGTGCCAGAACCACAGGGAGGCTCCTGTTCTAGAACCTTGGGGGACCCTATATTCTAGGACTTTGATAATGCCCACCTTCTAGATTAATCATAATTATTCTACTATTATTACAACTAATAGCCAACAAATGGGGAAatacaggctcagagaggttagtgACTTGCACCAGGTCACGCAGCCAGCAAATTCTGGAGATGGGACTTGAACCCTGTCCCAGCAACTCCACTCTGCCATCCTGCCTCTACTATCCCAAGGAATCCCAAGTCCTGCAGCCTGGAGGAGGTCTGAGATTCCAAAATTCTGAAAAAGGTCATGTTCTGGAATACTAGGGAGACCCAAGTTCAGCTTAAAACTACCATCAGGAAGGCAAGATACTTCCTCGCAGGTGGGGCTTCAGTTTCCCTGCCTGTGAAATTGGCCCAGAGCTGGGACATGCTGGTGGGGCATAGATGTTGCTGTTTCTCTAGAACATTCTGGAAGTCTGTGGGTGCTGGGAAAGGGTGGCCTGGAGAGGACTAGAAACAGTGGGTGGTTACCAGACCTGTCAGCACCTCCTCCGCCTCCGAGCTCCGGGGCTGGGGGCCCCCAGGCTCCGGGGGGCCCCTGTGGGGGACACAGGTGCCCCCCTCCTTCCTGACATCTCAGGAGATGGAGGGAGCAACCACCTAGGGGAAGAAGGGAACAGGCAGGTTAcagaggcaggtgggggagggggcctgaACCCCTGAACACTCCCCGTCTCACGGCTCCTCTTAAAGTGTAGGGGACCAAGAGTCAAGGCTGCACCCCCCTCCCAGAGGCCCATGCCCTGCCCAGGTGATGCTTCCAGGATGAAAAGCagatggggggaggagaggggagaggctgaAGATGACGGAGGCTGGAAAAGATTACATCTTCCGCGGCCCATTCATCTCTCagacggggcggggggcggggctggcctggACACCCGGGTCCCTGAGGGCCCACACTTAAGAAGCCCTGGGTCCCCGAGGCTGCTTCCTGGAATGCTCTCTCCTCACAAGACAGGCCAGGGCCCGTCCAAGACTTCTACTGCACATACCTCGAGCGGCTGCCTGCCCTGGCTGGGAGATGGGGAAATGGGAAGGGGGAAGTGTGAAGAGGGGCACATGTTGATCCAACCCGAACCGGGAGTGTGGGTTTCCGGCTGCCTCCTCCCTCAGATGAGGAGTCCCGGTTCCCAGgtgcctcctccctcagaccgGGAGTCCTGGGTTCCAGCTGCCCCCTCCCTTAACAGTTCAGGCTCTCGCCCCCTCCTCACTCAGACCCAAAAGCCCCGAGCCCCAGCTGCTTCTTCCTTCAGGAACCCAggtccccagctccctccctcagACGCGGGAGTCCAGGCCCCCAAATCCCTCTTCGCCCAGACCCATAAGTCCGGATCCCCAGTGCCCTCCTCCTTTAGACCCTGGAGTTCTGGAGTCCAAGCCCCTCCTTCCCAGGTACTCAGATATACGGACTCCCCGGCCCCTCCTTTCCCAGAAGGTTTAAGCTGGGGGTCCGGACTCCTGACACCCCGCTGGCGGTCACGGGCCTTGGCTCTGGGACacttccctcctgcctcagtttcctccgccaagccccgcccccgccggccccgcccccgcccctccctaCCCGGGGGCAGGGCGACCCGGACGCCGGAATCCCGCGGGAGGAGGCGCGCAGGCTCTTACCTGGGGCGCCCTCCTCGGCTCCCCCGGCTGCCCCTGGCGCGGCGGCGGCTCCTCCTCCTGCTCGCTGGCTGCAGGGACGCCCGCTCGCCCGCCGGCTCCGCGCTGCACACGCTCCCGAGGGCCCgggtcgggggcgggggcggggcggcgcccGACGGcggaggaggggccgggggatCCCGCCTTCCACACGCGTGCCGAGACCTCGGAAGCCCGGCCTGGCTCGCTCAGCCCTCCGCCCGCCTCAGTCCCAGGAGGCCAGGCGCCAGccaccacccccctccctccttcagacccaggagtcctggtcctcagccccctcctcccctggacCCACGAgtccagccccccagccccctcctcccgcaGCCTCCGGAATCTAggctcccagctccctcctccttcAGACCCAGGAGTCTGGATCCCCAGCCCCTTCTTCCTCAGcttcagccccctcctccctcagacccaggagtccagACCCctagccccctcctccctcagaccagGAGTCTGGGCCTGAGATTCCTTTGCGTTCTTTTGCCAGTTAAGTGTCAATCCCCGGGCAGATTCCCACCCTCTGCTCTCATCCCCAACTCTCCCAggagctccaggccagacattAACCAGCTGGGCTCGGGGAGCGATAAGGCCCGAGGCCCCAGGGAGATGTGGATGTGAGGGTCTCTCCCACATAAGTCCTCTCTGCTGGAATTTCCTGGGTGGGAACTGGGGAGAGGGTCTAGTCCTGAGTTCAGATAAGAGAAACTCAAGGTATTCTAGGACTCGGAGATAGACAAAGATATGATCTGGGAACAGAATGACCTGCTTAGAGAAAGAAAGTGAATAGTGACAGATGAAGGGAGGTGGGGAAAAGGCacaaaaaaggagaggaaaaggggacagaaacccagagagagagacacacacaaaccCAGAGAGAAGGGACAGACACGCTGAGAAAAGTGGACAGAATCCCACAAGGGGGACAGGGACCCAGAGGAAGAGAGACCTTAAGACAGACGGAGATCAGACAGGAGTTGGGAGTCCTGGGACAGACTTAATGCTTCACCCCTCCCCTGGAGCTATTTTCAGGAGGAAAGCCGACACCGCCTTGGGTGGGGGTGTCATCCCGTACCCCTCCCTCAGCCTAAATATAGCATGGCAAGGTGGCAGGAAGGGTGTCCCCGGATTAAGGTGTTCCCctcactctccccatcccagccaaGGCCACATAGAAGGCGGCTGCGGTTGTTtattggggatgggggaggggcacttCCCAGTCTTTGAGTGTCCACTCGGGTCACTTCCCTGACCTCCCCGTGCTTTTCCCATCCCTAAGTACCCAAcgtgccccaccccctgccagagGAACTCTATGCAACTTTCAGTCTCTGACAGGGTGGTAGGGGTGAGTTTTCGAAGAGTAATGAGAAagtttccttccctgtctctctgggtctctgtccccCTCCTCTCTGGTCTCTCCCCCCTTCTATGGGTCTTTGTCCCCCCTCCTGTGTCTCCTACCCCCTCCCAGGCGGCTGccctcttctctcctgctctccctcctccccttgggCATCTCTGTCCTCTCTGCACGGGTCTCTTCCTCTTTGGGTccctgtgctgggctctgtgccTGCCTCCCAGACACTGCGAGGGGGTCTATCTCCGTTTCTTTTCCAAATGTGCCTTTCTCTCCATTTCAGAGAGAAGTGTTATATTATTTAAAGGTTACATTATTTTCGACCTTTATCAAGCGCTTCCCACAATCTGTACCTTCTTCTATCTCTCTGTGTAAAAAGGTGGTTGGATTAAATCACAGGTTTCCAAACTGAATGTGTGAGCCATGTTCTGAGTTGCCAAGAGATACTCTGTAAGGGGTACGTTCCCCTCAAACCAGTTCAAACCCTCTGATGCATCACAGTGGTGCTTCTAAGTAAGATTTCATTTGACCAAAAAAGAAacggtgggggtggagggctctAGCGAAAAATAACAACACCTGTCTGTAAACCACTGGAtggattttaataa includes:
- the SAXO3 gene encoding uncharacterized protein SAXO3 isoform X1, whose translation is MNLRSTVAEPLPPAAKQDLHIWAFDEVISRWETTSGSAHVSKTHGGPYAQPKAPEPADPTRTVGIKDLGEKLRHRGWRLPLITKHQCSETRAQYTGWPDLNRGITSFIGPQPLELADHNRGGPSQALIPWTKNPELAGRSFTISGQGVLDRHQLYLTTSARDFQAYSKKELLGYPRKDSMTSWSFGETPQVCGHGPTQPPGPCFSRPPRPLKTRVPRARPVMPPVPHRGALSLAQESYSPPLHPLRRLDRFCPLELPWGGPHWKPVSGIYSVPQAYRTENSNYGSLKLALV
- the NTF4 gene encoding neurotrophin-4 encodes the protein MLPHPSGSLPILLLFLLPSVPMEPHPPPSPLPPFPAPEWDLLSPRVALSRGTPSGPPLLFLLEAGAFGEPAGSPANRSRRGVSETAPASRRGELAVCDAVSSWVTDRRTAVDLRGREVEVLGEVPAAGGSPLRQYFFETRCKADGAGEGGPGGGGGGCRGVDRKHWVSECKAKQSYVRALTTDAQGRVGWRWIRIDTACVCTLLSRTGQA
- the LHB gene encoding lutropin subunit beta, with the protein product METLQGLLLWLLLSVAGALASKEPLRPLCRPINATLAAEKEACPVCITFTTTICAGYCPSMVRVLQAALPPMPQPVCTYHELRYASVQLPGCPPGVDPTVSFPVALSCHCGSCRLSSSDCGGPRDEPLTCDKPPLPGLLFR
- the SAXO3 gene encoding uncharacterized protein SAXO3 isoform X2, translating into MAGRTLALRSDPPRHPISGTGVPGSWPSWHLTSSGVAHHFIPPVPFPPPTVQSTVAEPLPPAAKQDLHIWAFDEVISRWETTSGSAHVSKTHGGPYAQPKAPEPADPTRTVGIKDLGEKLRHRGWRLPLITKHQCSETRAQYTGWPDLNRGITSFIGPQPLELADHNRGGPSQALIPWTKNPELAGRSFTISGQGVLDRHQLYLTTSARDFQAYSKKELLGYPRKDSMTSWSFGETPQVCGHGPTQPPGPCFSRPPRPLKTRVPRARPVMPPVPHRGALSLAQESYSPPLHPLRRLDRFCPLELPWGGPHWKPVSGIYSVPQAYRTENSNYGSLKLALV